In Musa acuminata AAA Group cultivar baxijiao chromosome BXJ3-9, Cavendish_Baxijiao_AAA, whole genome shotgun sequence, a single genomic region encodes these proteins:
- the LOC135648588 gene encoding uncharacterized protein At2g23090-like, translating into MGGGNGQKSKIARERNMEKNKAAKGSQLESNKKAMTIQCKVCMQTFMCTTSEVKCREHAEAKHPKSDVSQCFPHLKK; encoded by the exons ATGGGAGGCGGCAATGGCCAGAAGTCGAAGATAGCGCGCGAGAGGAACATGGAGAAGAACAAAGCGGCCAAGG GAAGCCAGCTGGAATCGAACAAGAAGGCTATGACCATCCAG TGCAAGGTATGCATGCAAACCTTTATGTGTACGACATCAGAAGTCAAATGCAGAGAACATGCCGAAGCAAAGCATCCAAAGTCTGATGTGTCTCAGTGTTTCCCCCATCTTAAGAAGTAG
- the LOC108951186 gene encoding putative F-box protein At4g22180 yields MENTSITSTIVLNSQEKEPHAEEDSTMDKPNWSSLPLDIVTLISEELPLPHRICFHATCNAWYFATLLKPIPSPLLLVRNDESEHNDSCLFVSPITEFFFIYFPINELHGTRCVGSNAGWLAILDEQLHVSLLNLLTKTRIYLPSFITLPLYNPPYESKFFTTDFNDLLAYAHNNYSLKIFRDFIVKKVVFSSKPTIHSYIVMILYGKYPEIAYTKAGNDKWIFLGTPSTMECYYEDIMYHHDGKFYSITSQSEVQAFDLSGDYPITMLLVERLARSIEYLDNISGSTINDLYNKYLACSSTGEMFLFLWHRDQTHYPNNGALPRPKDFMLMKVKPEKSHCWATTKDMGNMCLFIGSNNPILIPSKDLEGLKGDHIFSIETFPNEEVDGYTRNFGYFDLKEERWKSFSESSQSPLYLRPPIWFTLSLH; encoded by the coding sequence ATGGAAAACACCAGTATCACTTCTACCATCGTCTTAAATAGCCAAGAGAAGGAACCACATGCAGAAGAAGATTCCACAATGGATAAACCTAATTGGTCATCACTCCCACTGGACATCGTAACACTGATTAGCGAAGAACTTCCCTTACCACATCGCATCTGTTTTCATGCCACATGCAATGCTTGGTATTTTGCAACCTTGCTCAAGCCCATCCCATCCCCATTGCTCCTTGTACGCAACGATGAAAGTGAGCATAATGATTCATGCCTGTTTGTATCTCCCATTACCGAGTTTTTTTTTATCTACTTCCCTATCAACGAGCTCCATGGCACACGTTGTGTCGGTTCTAATGCTGGTTGGCTCGCGATCTTAGATGAACAACTACATGTTAGCCTCTTAAATCTCTTGACGAAGACTCGAATCTACCTCCCCTCATTTATTACTTTGCCTCTTTATAATCCCCCTTATGAAAGTAAGTTTTTTACGACGGACTTCAATGATCTATTAGCTTATGCTCATAATAATTACAGCCTCAAAATTTTTCGTGATTTCATCGTTAAGAAGGTAGTCTTCTCCTCAAAACCTACTATCCATAGCTACATTGTGATGATTCTCTATGGAAAATATCCTGAAATTGCCTACACAAAGGCGGGCAATGATAAGTGGATTTTTCTTGGGACGCCATCAACAATGGAATGCTATTACGAGGATATCATGTATCATCATGATGGCAAATTTTATAGCATAACAAGTCAATCTGAGGTTCAAGCATTTGACTTAAGTGGAGATTATCCTATCACGATGCTACTCGTCGAGAGATTAGCACGTAGTATTGAATACCTTGATAACATATCCGGTTCCACCATCAATGATCTAtacaacaaatacttggcatgctcGAGCACAGGAGAGATGTTCCTTTTTCTATGGCATAGAGACCAGACACATTACCCGAACAATGGGGCACTGCCTAGACCAAAGGATTTCATGCTCATGAAGGTTAAGCCAGAGAAAAGTCATTGTTGGGCTACCACGAAGGATATGGGGAACATGTGTTTATTCATTGGTAGCAACAATCCCATTTTGATACCTAGTAAGGATTTAGAAGGATTAAAAGGAGACCATATCTTCTCTATCGAAACCTTCCCGAATGAAGAGGTTGACGGATACACTCGTAATTTTGGATACTTCGATTTGAAGGAAGAAAGGTGGAAGAGCTTCAGTGAATCATCACAGTCTCCACTATACCTGAGACCACCCATCTGGTTTACACTCTCATTGCATTGA
- the LOC103999412 gene encoding F-box protein KIB4-like, with protein MENISITSTTVLNSQEKEPHVEKDSTMDRPNWSSLPLDIVTLISEELPLPHRICFHVTCNAWYFATMLKPIPSPLLLVRNDESEHSDSCLFVSPITEFFFIYFPINELHGTRCVGSNAGWLAILDEQLDVSLLNLLTKTRIYLPSFITSPLYNPPYESKFFTTDFNDLLAYARNNCCLKIFRDFIIKKVVFSSKPTIHSYIAMILYGIDPEIAYTKAGNDKWIFLGMPSTMKYYYEDIMYHDGKFYSITNESEVQVFDLSGDYPVMMLLIERLAPSTEYLDNISGSTINDLYNKYLACSSTGEMFLILWYRDHAYYPNNGVLPRPKDFMLMKVKPETSHCWATTKDMGNMCLFIGSNNPILIPSKDLEGLKGDHIFSIETFPNEEVDRYTRIVGCFDLKEERLESFSESSQSPLYLRPPIWFTLSLH; from the coding sequence ATGGAAAATATCAGTATTACCTCTACCACCGTCTTAAATAGTCAAGAGAAGGAACCACATGTGGAAAAAGATTCCACAATGGATAGACCTAATTGGTCATCACTCCCACTAGATATCGTAACACTGATTAGTGAAGAACTTCCCTTACCACATCGCATATGTTTTCATGTCACATGTAACGCTTGGTATTTTGCAACCATGCTCAAGCCCATCCCATCCCCATTGCTCCTCGTACGCAACGATGAAAGTGAGCATAGTGATTCATGCCTGTTTGTATCTCCCATTACCGAGTTCTTTTTTATCTACTTCCCTATCAATGAGCTCCATGGCACACGTTGTGTCGGTTCTAATGCTGGTTGGCTCGCGATCTTAGATGAACAACTAGATGTTAGCCTCTTAAATCTCTTAACGAAGACTCGAATCTACCTCCCCTCATTTATTACTTCGCCTCTTTATAATCCCCCTTATGAAAGTAAGTTTTTTACGACGGACTTCAATGATCTATTAGCTTATGCTCGTAATAATTGCTGCCTCAAAATTTTTCGTGATTTCATCATTAAGAAGGTAGTCTTCTCCTCAAAACCTACTATCCATAGCTACATCGCAATGATTCTTTATGGAATTGATCCCGAAATTGCCTACACAAAGGCGGGCAATGATAAGTGGATTTTTCTTGGGATGCCATCAACAATGAAATactattatgaggatatcatgtaTCATGATGGCAAATTTTATAGTATAACAAATGAATCTGAAGTTCAAGTGTTCGACTTAAGTGGAGATTATCCTGTCATGATGCTACTCATCGAGAGATTAGCACCTAGTACTGAATACCTTGATAACATATCCGGTTCCACTATCAATGATTTGtataacaaatacttggcatgctcGAGCACAGGAGAGATGTTCCTTATTCTATGGTATAGAGACCATGCATATTACCCGAATAATGGGGTACTGCCTAGACCAAAGGATTTCATGCTCATGAAGGTTAAGCCAGAGACAAGTCATTGTTGGGCTACCACGAAGGATATGGGGAACATGTGTCTATTCATTGGTAGCAACAATCCCATTTTGATACCTAGCAAGGATTTAGAAGGATTAAAAGGAGACCATATCTTCTCTATTGAAACCTTCCCAAATGAAGAGGTTGATCGATATACTCGTATTGTTGGATGCTTCGATTTGAAGGAAGAAAGGTTGGAGAGCTTCAGTGAATCATCACAGTCTCCACTATACCTGAGACCACCCATCTGGTTTACACTCTCATTGCATTGA